AAATGCACGATGTGATCGTGAAGATATAAAGCTGCGTTCATAAGCGTTCTAGTTAGCTCTGCATTTAATGGAGGCTTGATACCAAGAGCATTTTCAACTGCGATGATGCCTGCTCGGTAGTGTGAGTATGTACAAACACCACAAATTCTTTGCATGAAAAAGCCAGCATCTCTTGGATCTCTACCCTTTACAATCTGCTCTAAACCACGCCAAAGAGTTGAGCCAGAGTAAGCCTCTTTTACGACATTATTTTCATCTACGACAACTTCTATTCTTAAGTGTCCCTCGATACGTGTTATAGGGTCTATTACTATTCTTTTTTCACTCATTTTTTTGCCTTATTCTTTATCTTTACTCATAGAAGCTATAACAGCGTGAGCTGCTATACCAATGCCGGTAAGAGCTAAAATTCCAATGCCAACTTTATCGCTGACATTATCAGCTCCAAGACCCAAAACAGTATCAAAGAGTCTATCTGCCATAGGCTCTTCAAATGGTCCCATCGTATCCCAGAAGTCTGGCTCTGAGCAGCCTATACAGCCGTGACCTGCTTGAACTGGCCATGATGTGTGCTGGTTAAATCTCTCGCGTGAGCAGTTGTTAAATGTATATGGACCTTTGCAGCCTACTTTATATAAGCAGTAGCCATTTTTTGCGCCTTCATCGCCGAAGTTTTGGACAAACTCGCCAGCATCAAAGTGACCACGCCTTTCGCAAAGATCGTGAATTCTTAAACCATAAGCCCATTTTGGTCTATTGTAAACATCAAGCGCTGGAAGTGTGCCAAAAAGTAAGAAGTGAAGGACATTACCAACGATATTTTTCTCACTTGGCGGACAGCCGCAACATTAATAACAGGTTTATCAGTAACTTTTGAAAGTCCCACTGAATTTGATGGATTTGGCCTTGCAGCTTGAATGCCACCAAAGCTAGAACAGGTACCGATCGCAAAGATAGCAGCTGCGTCTTTTGAAGCATTTACAGCATGAGTTTTACCTGTTGTGCCATGAGGTCCAACTGTTAAGAAATTTTCAGTCGCACCAGTTGGGATACCTCCCTCAACTAGCAGGATGTATCTGCCTTTGTATTTTTCGATCGCGCTCTCTAAATTTTCTTCAGCCTGCCAGCCAGAAGCTGCCATGATAGTTTCGTGGTATTCAAGGCTTATGTAGTCAAATATAAGACTATCTATGCTTGGAGCATCGGTTCTTAGTAAGCTCTCGCTACAGCCTGTGCATTCTGCCATGTGAAGCCATATCACAGGAAGCCTATCGCTAAGCTCAGCAGCACGAGCAACCATCGGTGTCATCGCACTTGGTAGAGCCATAAAAGCTGTCATCGCACCAGCCCACTTCATAAAATCGCGCCTCGTAAAGCCCTTCTCTTTTAAAAGCTGCGCAATACTCGAGTCGCTTTTCATCTTAGGCAACGCACTAAGCTCACTTAAGCGTCTATCTATCTTTTGACGCAAGTCATTATTCATATAAGCTCCTTTGCTTGAAAATTTTACTTTTGTTAATAATATCTTTGTTTAAAGAAGTAAAAAATTATTTTATAAAATTAATATTTGTAATTAAATAAATTTTAACTAAAAAATTTAAAATCCATTTTTTTGCGATATATTTTCAAAATATAAAAATAATATTTTGAGAAATTTTATTTTATTTTGATGAATCTTCAATATTTTAAGCATATTATTCTGAAAGTAAATATCAACTATAATTTTTAATAATTTCTAAAAATTTAGCATATTTAAGACGAGAGAAATTTTTGAGATAAAAATTTTTAAAAGCCCAAATGGATGAAATTTAGGCTTTTAAAGTTGCATTAAAATGGCCAGATAGCTTCCATAAGCCTTGTGCCCCAAGGCTTTTTGGTAGATTTGTCTAGCTCGCCCTCGGTTTTGTATAAAATTTTGGCGTCAGCTATGTATTTTGAGTCGATTTCGTTGTTTTGTGAGATGTCGTAAGGCTAATGACTCCACTTACTTGCATAATCTGCTTTTCGCCATTTATCAGTAGCTCGCGGCTACCTTCTATGAAATAGTTGCCGTTATTTAGGATTTTTATAATCCTAGCTGAAATGGTTGCGGTAAATTTCTCGCTTCTGTTGCTAGTACCACTTCCTGTAAATTTATTGCCACCACCTGCTTTAAAGCCGATGTCGCCATATTTGTTTAAATTTTCAGCCACAGTTGAAAGCGGTGCAGCCCCAGCTGTGAAAACACCGCCACCAAGCGAGATGGTGCTATCTTTGTTGGTACTTTTGCTACCAGTTGAAGTTTGGCTTGCATTTTCTGAGATAACGATAGTCACGATATCATTTACATTCATCGCCTTTCTGTCTGAAAATAGCGGATTCTCGCCCTTGCCAAAGAGGCTGCCAGCGTTGCTTTGTCCGGTGCCACTATCTTTTGAAGGGAGTTGCTCGACATAAACTGGGGGTTTCATATTGATATGAGGATCAGCGCTTGGTGTGCAGCCAGTGCAAATAATGCCCGCAGATAAGACGAGCCAAATCGTTTTATGGTTCATAAAAAATGCCTTAAAATAAGTATCTTTGTGCTAAAATTAAGCAATTTAAGTTCCTAAAAAGGTCGCAAATGAAAAGTTGTTACGTTTTTACAGACAAAAATTTAGCACATCTGCAAGAAATTATAGCTACAAAATTCAAAAAAGTTGAGATTTTTAAGATAATCCCGGATGAAAACGATAAAAATAACTTAATAAAATCAAATGAAAAAGAATTTTTTCTAAAATTTATAGATAAATTTGAAGAGCTAAAAGCCAAAAGCGACTTTGTCATAGTTCTTGGCTGTGAGAGTTTTAGTGTCTTTGGTAAAAGTGAGCTAAATTTAAAGCTAGCAAGAAATTTAAACGCTCCAGTCTTTGACGAAAATGCAAGCGAGCTAAGGGCGTTAAATTTAAACTCAAAACTTCTAATCACCGATAAGATCGATGAAATTTTAAACTATAAAGCAGATATCATCACACCATTTAAATTTCAAAGCTTGCTTCTAAAAAGAGCTAAAGCGGCAAACAAGACCGTTATTTTGCCAGAAAGCGATGATGAGAGGATCTTAAAAGCAGCTCACATCGTATTAGAAAAAGAGGCGGTAAATATCATTTTACTAGGACTTGAGAGCGAAATTTCAAAAAAGGCAGCTACTTTGGGGATAAATTTAAACAAAGCCAACGTGATCAACCCAGCGCAAAACGAGCTGACAGATGAATTTGCAAAGAAAATTTATGAGCTAAGAAAGCACAAAGGTGTGGATGAAGTCAAGGCAAATGCGCTTGCAAAAGATAAAATCTACTTTGCCACGATGCTAATTCATGAAGGCTTGGCTGATGCCTTAGTAAGTGGCGCTACGATGAGCACAGCTGATACGATCCGTCCGGCTTTACAGATCATAAAAACAAAGCCAAATGTAAGTGTGGTAAGCGGGGCATTTTTCATGGCACTTGAAGAAGAAATTTTGCTCTTTGCAGACTGTGCTGTCACGCCAAATCCAAGCGCAGATGAGCTAGCTAGCATCACGCTAAGTAGCGCTCAAACAGCAAGTGCATTTGGCCTTAGTCCAAAGATCGCTATGCTGAGCTACTCTACAGCTGAGAGTGGGAGTGGGCCTGATGTGGAATTTATAAAAGAAGCTGCCAAAAAAGCACTTGAGCTTGACGCAAATTTAAAAATTGCAGCACCTATTCAGTTTGATGCAGCTATCGAACCAAGTGTTGCTAGCAAAAAGATGCCAAACTCTGATGTAGCTGGGCATGCAAATGTCTTTATCTTTCCAAATTTAAACTGCGGAAACATCTGCTATAAAGCAGTTCAGCGAAGCGCAAACGCTCTAGCCGTGGGTCCAATACTTCAAGGGCTAAAAAAGCCAGTTAATGACCTAAGTC
The DNA window shown above is from Campylobacter concisus and carries:
- a CDS encoding phosphate acetyltransferase encodes the protein MKSCYVFTDKNLAHLQEIIATKFKKVEIFKIIPDENDKNNLIKSNEKEFFLKFIDKFEELKAKSDFVIVLGCESFSVFGKSELNLKLARNLNAPVFDENASELRALNLNSKLLITDKIDEILNYKADIITPFKFQSLLLKRAKAANKTVILPESDDERILKAAHIVLEKEAVNIILLGLESEISKKAATLGINLNKANVINPAQNELTDEFAKKIYELRKHKGVDEVKANALAKDKIYFATMLIHEGLADALVSGATMSTADTIRPALQIIKTKPNVSVVSGAFFMALEEEILLFADCAVTPNPSADELASITLSSAQTASAFGLSPKIAMLSYSTAESGSGPDVEFIKEAAKKALELDANLKIAAPIQFDAAIEPSVASKKMPNSDVAGHANVFIFPNLNCGNICYKAVQRSANALAVGPILQGLKKPVNDLSRGCLVEDVVNTILISAIQAGE